The genomic stretch CAACCCTGAAGGGGAAACCAGCCTTTTTTGATGAACCCTTCAGAATTTCCCTTCTGGGCAGAACTGGGACTTGAATAATAACACCAAGCATTATATGGTACTTTCagataaaaagttttatttatttttccatacgATGCAATGAGGGACGTGGACTAAATATCACCACTCTTTTACAtagaaaatgaagcagagaatGAAGACACTTTTCACTTATTTTGGGCACTCAGGCTGGGTCTCTGAACCCTGACCTCACTCTGCTCTCTTGTATCCAGGGTTGCTTTATCTGACACCAGGGTGTAGGGGAATATGAAGTCTCACATTACAGCCCTCAAGATACCCAGCTCTAGTCTAGACCCTGCAGCTTACCGGGTCTGACCTGGCCCCATCTCCTAAGCTCCCTGCCTGTTTTCTCATGGTAAACGTGAGGACTGCGTCTGGCTGGTTTCTAGAGCATAGCCCAGAGGCTCGCTGACAGCAGGGGATAGCTCATTTGTAGGGCCAAGAACTGGAGATCAATACTGAGTATGGTGTGCCCGAGGGCACTGACTGCCTTAGATGGCCGAGAAGGCTGGCAGcacagcaagagagaaaaggaagcacCCGCGGGTAGATATAGTGGCCTTACAGGCCGAAATGTCATAGGTCTCCATACTTTGCAGGTAGTGAGTGTGTGGAATTCAAGCGGCAATTTGGTAAATTTCCACATTCAATTAAAGGTAAAAAGAGCCTAGGTCTTTCCCTTTGGCATAGCCAGGGGCACAGAGTCCAGGGCGGAGGAATCCGGTCGGACCAGTGGGGGGCTCCACCGAACGCAGGCTCCGTTTGCCCTGGGGCTGCCCCGCCGCGCAAAGATTCTCAGATGGGCGGGTCACGGTGGGCGCCGACGTACGGTCCGCGTCCGTCCTCCGGATGCCCCCCAGCCCCAAGTCCGCCGGCCGCCCTcgcctccaccccgccccccacctccgtTCCGGGTCTCTCCCTCCCGTGAAGCTTAACTGATCTGCAGGCGGGGGCGCGGGTGATGGGAATTCCTAGAAGCCTTAGGCGGCTGCCCAGGATTTAAAGTTAGGATCCTCCGAGGACCCAGGAGGTTGGCGCTCACACCCCGCCTCCAGGTCACAGAAAGGCCCGGGGGGCGTGGGCAGGGAGAACCCCCACTCACCATCCCCGTCCACCCCGGATCCCGTTTCCACCCAGTCCTGCCAGTCCGGGCTGAGCCGGAGGGGACCGGGGACGAGGctgggcgcgggggggggggggggggggaagggggagggaggagccccGGGAGGTGGCGGGGGCAGGTAGCAGCAAggccgggagaggagggggctgggccgCGGCGGAGGCGCAGTGGGGCTGCTTCACCGCCTCTGGGGCACCCGTCGGACCTCCGCCGGCTCCGCCGGGAGTGGGGATAGTGAGTCAGATCTCGGGCACCCGCGGGTCGGGCGGgtagcggggtgggggtgggggggcgagtCAGGAAATGACATCAGAGGCctgtgcctggggaggggaggtctgAGCCGGGCCGGGGCGGCGTGGGCGGCAGAGCGGGGGCGGGAGGACTTCGGCTGAGCCTCCGGCCTCAGGGCAAGAGCCGGGCCCCTTCCTGGGGGAGTTTCCTGCCGGGTCCgccctctccgcctctccccgccccctctccgGGCCGCTCCTTGTATGGTCTGAGCGCcgctctctccccgccccctccttccctccctcttccctgcgtCCCTCCCCGCCAGGCTGGAGGCTGCTCGGGACCCGGACGCAGAGTCCGCGGACCCGGCTGCGAGGCGGCCACCCGAGACGCGGCGCGCACGCTCCGGCCCGCGGTGAGGCGCGGGGAGCCGCCCGGCGGACGCGCACGGGGAAGGGCGGGGGCGCGGGCCGCCgcgcgcggggggcggggtgggggggagccggGCCGGCGAGGGGTCGTCTGCCCGGGTCGCGCGCCGCGTAACCTGGCCGCCCGCCCCCAGCAGCCCGGCCCGGCCATGGCGGCCCCCCGCCCGCCTCCCGCGATCTCCGTGTCGGTCTCCGCTCCGGCTTTTTACGCCCCGCAGAAGAAGTTCGGCCCGGTGGTGGCCCCAAAGCCCAAAGTGAATCCTTTCCGGCCCGGGGATAGCGAGCCTCCCCCGGCCGCCGGGGCCCAGCGCGCGCAGATGGGCCGGGTGGGCGAGATCCCCCCGCCGCCCGCGGAAGGTATGCGGCTGGGCTTGGGGGCTGGACCCCGGCGGGCGCCGGGCCGGGGACAGCGGTGTCGGGAGTTTGGGGGTGTCTGGAAAGGTTGCGGCGAAGGGGGCTGGGCGCAGCTAGCCTGTCCCGAGCAGATGTTCTTACCTCATCGCGGAGCTCATGGCTGGGAGCCAGGGCTCCTGGGACCGTTCCAAGTCCCCcgcctggggggtgggaggcgggaATGTGGGGCACGAATTTTCCCCTCTGGGTCCGTTTTCCCAAGTGTAACGGGAGCTGCATCACTCCTGGGTCGAGCCCCCGCCTTTACTGACCCCGTGCTCCCAGGGCGACCTGCGTCTTCCTTTGCTTGCCACACGCTCTCCGgcgaagggtgggggtgggggcgagagGTCGTGGGTTAGGGGTTAGAGCTGTGGAAGGAGGGTAActtggggaaggggtagaggggGCGCCGCTGACTGTCCTGTCTCCTGTCTTCTCTGGTCTTCCTACCTCAGACTTtcccccgccaccccctcccATCCTTGGGGATGGCGACGACTCGGAGGGCGCTCTGGGAGgtgccttcccacctccccctccccctatcGAGGAACCGTTTCCCCCTGCGCCTCTGGAGGAGGAGATCTTCCCTTCCCCACCGCCTccactggaggaggagggagggcctgAGGCCGCCATACCTCCCCCCCCACAGGTATGGAAGCTTGGGAAGGGCGGCTACACTGGGACACCCCcaaagggagcagaggagggtccTTACCTCTGATCTCGCCTGCATCTCTGGCCtgattggggtggggtgggaacgAAGACCTGGGATGGGTGCTCAGACCCCAGACTCTCCAGCCCAGGGAGAAGGTGAGCAGTATTGATTTGGAGATCGACTCTCTGTCCTCACTGCTGGATGACATGACCAGGAATGATCCCTTCAAAGCCCGGGTAAGGGACTGGagagggggaaggtggggggaggggacgagGAGGGCAGGCCTGCTCCTCTAACTGAGCTGCTCTCCTCTCCCGCTACCTGTGCAGGTGTCATCTGGATATGTACCCCCACCAGTCGCTACTCCATACATTCCCAAGTCCAATACTAAGCCTGCAACTGGGGGCACAGCACCCCTGCCTCCTTGGAAGTCCCCTTCTagctcccagcctctgccccaggCTCAGGCTCAGCCTCTGAGCCAGACCCAGTTCCACGTGCAGCCCCAGGTCAAGCCTCAGGTCCAGCTTCACgtgcagccccagccccagccccagccccagccccaggcccagccccagcctgtgCCTTTCACGAACACCCAGCCTCGAGGACCCCCAGCCCCATCTCCGGCCCCAAAGTTTTCTCCAGTGGCTTCCAAGTTTACTCCTGTGGCTTCCAAGTTCAGCCCTGGAGCCCCAGGTGGACCTGGGTCACAGCCTAATCAGAAGTTGGGGTCCCCTGAAGCTCCCTCTTCCAGTAGCACAGGCTCCCCTCAGTCCCCCAGCTTCACCTATGCTCAGCAGAAGGAGAAGCCCCGAGTGCAGGAGAAGCAGTATCCAGTGGCCCCACCAGCGCAAAGCCAAAATCAGGTGAGGGAGGCGGGGGAGGCCAGGCTGAGACCAGGGGGCCAGGGAATGAGGGCGAAGGTGGTCCCAGTGAGGTGGGCAGCATGGTGGGATAGGAGTTTTGAGCCTCTGAAGTTGGCCAAGCGGGTCAGTGGTAAGAGAAAGCTCTTCTGAGGAGGGCCTGGCAGGGTCtgggtctgggtggggcctgaCTGGGCTTTGGGGGAGCACAGTAGGCTGTGAATCAAGGGAAGGATTTGGTGGACCCTCCCTTGCACCCTGCCCCCTAGAATGTTAAAGGGAGGGATGAGATCATCACCAGTTTGACCTTGCTTCTTCCCCCTTCTTAGATTCTTGAGTtacatct from Prionailurus viverrinus isolate Anna chromosome A2, UM_Priviv_1.0, whole genome shotgun sequence encodes the following:
- the ZYX gene encoding zyxin encodes the protein MAAPRPPPAISVSVSAPAFYAPQKKFGPVVAPKPKVNPFRPGDSEPPPAAGAQRAQMGRVGEIPPPPAEDFPPPPPPILGDGDDSEGALGGAFPPPPPPIEEPFPPAPLEEEIFPSPPPPLEEEGGPEAAIPPPPQPREKVSSIDLEIDSLSSLLDDMTRNDPFKARVSSGYVPPPVATPYIPKSNTKPATGGTAPLPPWKSPSSSQPLPQAQAQPLSQTQFHVQPQVKPQVQLHVQPQPQPQPQPQAQPQPVPFTNTQPRGPPAPSPAPKFSPVASKFTPVASKFSPGAPGGPGSQPNQKLGSPEAPSSSSTGSPQSPSFTYAQQKEKPRVQEKQYPVAPPAQSQNQVRSPGAPGPLTLKEVEELEQLTQQLMQDMEHPQRQNVAVNESCGRCHQPLARTQPAVRALGQLFHITCFTCHQCEQQLQGQQFYSLEGAPYCEGCYTDTLEKCNTCGQPITDRMLRATGKAYHPQCFTCVVCSCPLEGTSFIVDQANRPHCVPDYHKQYAPRCSVCEGPIMPEPGREETVRVVALDKNFHMKCYKCEDCGKPLSIEADDNGCFPLDGHVLCRKCHTARAQT